A genomic window from Candidatus Kouleothrix ribensis includes:
- a CDS encoding transposase: MPLAHESGTSVRGRAQIGHAGHARLRTALYLATLTAARFNPVIRAQYERLRAAGKPPKVARCAAARKLLHLAFAVVTKKRAFDPAYRTADRCGVEQAA; this comes from the coding sequence GTGCCGCTGGCCCACGAGTCGGGCACGAGTGTCCGCGGGCGGGCACAAATCGGCCACGCTGGGCACGCTCGCTTGCGCACCGCGCTCTACCTGGCGACCTTGACAGCGGCGCGCTTCAATCCGGTGATCCGTGCGCAGTACGAGCGCTTGCGGGCGGCGGGCAAGCCGCCGAAAGTGGCGCGCTGTGCGGCCGCGCGCAAGTTGCTGCACCTGGCCTTTGCGGTGGTCACCAAGAAGCGTGCGTTTGACCCAGCCTACCGCACGGCAGACAGGTGCGGTGTCGAGCAGGCAGCATAA
- a CDS encoding 50S ribosomal protein L11 methyltransferase, translating into MTWLELSVDVEPEAVESVSELLSQYGYNGGVVIDQPIVPGADGLEYTFDTSRPVTMRTYIPLDTQAEETRQRVEQALWHFAQLRAVGPLGVRPLEEQDWANAWKQYYTIQRIGARTVIVPSWLEFVPQPGDIVLKLDPGMAFGTGLHPTTQLCIGLLEAYTRPGMHALDLGCGSGILAIAAAKLGAQVLALDTDPIAVTATSENVVRNDVATLVQVAEGSLGAGHQLGHWLGWSQAPAAEQQEPVAGNQAPALGDQLAGLDLIVANIIARVLAALAGTMAGALAPGGILIASGIIAEREHEVADACVAAGLALRERKQQGDWVALVYWKDRS; encoded by the coding sequence ATGACATGGCTTGAACTTTCGGTCGACGTTGAACCCGAGGCAGTCGAATCAGTCAGCGAGCTGCTGTCGCAGTATGGCTATAACGGCGGCGTGGTGATCGATCAGCCGATCGTGCCGGGCGCCGACGGGCTGGAATATACCTTCGACACCAGCCGCCCTGTGACCATGCGCACCTACATCCCGCTCGACACACAGGCCGAGGAAACCCGCCAGCGCGTCGAGCAGGCGCTATGGCACTTCGCGCAGCTCCGCGCGGTCGGGCCGCTGGGCGTGCGCCCACTGGAAGAGCAGGATTGGGCCAATGCCTGGAAGCAATACTACACCATTCAGCGGATCGGCGCGCGCACGGTGATCGTGCCGTCGTGGCTCGAGTTCGTGCCCCAGCCGGGCGATATCGTGCTCAAGCTCGATCCTGGCATGGCCTTCGGCACCGGCCTGCACCCAACCACCCAGCTGTGCATTGGTTTGCTCGAGGCGTATACCCGGCCCGGCATGCATGCGCTCGATCTGGGCTGCGGCTCGGGCATTCTGGCCATTGCTGCCGCCAAGCTCGGCGCGCAGGTGCTGGCGCTCGATACCGACCCGATCGCGGTGACTGCGACCAGCGAGAATGTCGTGCGCAACGACGTGGCTACCCTGGTGCAAGTAGCCGAGGGCAGCCTGGGCGCGGGCCACCAGCTGGGCCACTGGCTCGGCTGGAGCCAGGCACCGGCAGCCGAGCAGCAGGAACCGGTTGCGGGCAATCAGGCCCCGGCTCTTGGTGATCAGCTCGCTGGCCTCGACTTAATTGTCGCGAATATTATCGCGCGGGTGCTGGCCGCGCTGGCAGGCACTATGGCCGGTGCGCTTGCGCCCGGCGGAATACTGATCGCCTCGGGCATTATCGCCGAGCGCGAGCACGAGGTCGCCGACGCATGTGTGGCCGCCGGCCTGGCCCTACGCGAGCGCAAGCAGCAGGGCGACTGGGTTGCGCTCGTCTATTGGAAGGATCGATCATGA
- a CDS encoding cysteine--tRNA ligase, whose protein sequence is MPIQIYNTLTRKKEPLEPLEPGVVTMYVCGVTVYDQAHIGHAMSALVFDVIRRYLEFRGLEVRHVVNFTDVDDKIINRANELGRDPKELAESYVAEFLGDLQALNILPATAYPRATETISEIIHFIASLIERHHAYAAGGDVYFSVPSDPDYGKLSGRNLNDMLAGTRFEVDERKRHPADFALWKAAKPGEPFWPSPWSDGRPGWHIECSAMNLKYLGQQIDIHGGGNDLVFPHHENEIAQTESLTGTPFARFWVHNGMLQIHTRTNDGSIKIEKMSKSLGNVVTIQQFLREHTADVLRLIVLSGYYRSPLLYGNEIVADQARKLARLLGALEPAHGSAAAGPLAEQLAGTASATRAQFVAAMDDDFNTAAAMAAIFELVRAINTARDAGVGGEPFAAAQATLRELAGVLGLTLAAPKPAEQAAAPFIELLIELRAELRKAKQFALADMLRQRLSELDITLEDGPQGTRWKATK, encoded by the coding sequence ATGCCCATCCAGATCTACAACACGCTCACCCGCAAAAAAGAGCCGCTCGAACCGCTCGAACCCGGCGTGGTCACGATGTACGTCTGCGGCGTCACCGTCTACGACCAGGCCCACATCGGCCACGCCATGTCGGCGCTGGTGTTCGACGTGATCCGCCGCTACCTCGAGTTTCGCGGCCTCGAGGTGCGCCACGTGGTCAACTTCACCGACGTCGACGACAAGATCATCAACCGCGCCAACGAACTTGGGCGCGACCCGAAAGAGCTGGCCGAGTCGTACGTGGCCGAGTTCCTGGGTGATCTGCAGGCGCTGAATATTCTACCGGCCACCGCCTACCCGCGCGCCACCGAAACGATTAGCGAGATCATCCACTTCATCGCCAGCCTGATCGAGCGCCACCACGCCTACGCGGCCGGCGGCGACGTGTACTTCAGCGTGCCATCCGACCCCGACTACGGCAAGCTTTCGGGCCGCAACCTGAACGACATGCTCGCCGGCACGCGCTTCGAGGTCGATGAGCGCAAGCGCCACCCGGCCGATTTCGCGCTGTGGAAGGCCGCCAAGCCCGGCGAGCCATTCTGGCCCAGCCCCTGGAGCGACGGCCGGCCAGGCTGGCATATCGAGTGCTCGGCCATGAACCTCAAGTACCTGGGCCAGCAGATCGACATCCACGGCGGCGGCAACGACCTGGTGTTCCCGCACCACGAGAACGAGATCGCCCAGACCGAGAGCCTGACCGGTACGCCGTTTGCGCGCTTCTGGGTGCATAATGGCATGCTGCAGATCCACACCCGCACCAACGATGGCAGCATCAAGATCGAGAAGATGTCGAAGTCGCTCGGCAATGTCGTGACTATCCAGCAGTTCCTGCGCGAGCACACTGCCGACGTACTGCGCCTGATCGTGCTCTCGGGCTACTATCGCAGCCCGCTGCTCTACGGCAACGAGATCGTCGCCGACCAGGCGCGCAAGCTGGCGCGGCTGCTCGGCGCGCTCGAGCCGGCCCATGGCAGCGCCGCCGCTGGCCCGCTGGCCGAGCAGCTGGCCGGCACCGCAAGCGCCACGCGCGCGCAGTTCGTCGCAGCAATGGACGACGACTTCAACACGGCTGCGGCAATGGCTGCGATCTTCGAGCTGGTGCGCGCGATCAACACTGCCCGCGACGCCGGCGTTGGCGGCGAACCGTTCGCGGCAGCCCAGGCAACTCTACGCGAGCTGGCCGGCGTGCTTGGGCTCACGCTCGCCGCGCCAAAACCCGCCGAGCAGGCCGCCGCACCATTCATCGAGCTACTGATCGAGCTGCGCGCCGAGCTGCGCAAGGCTAAGCAATTCGCCCTGGCCGATATGCTGCGCCAGCGCCTGAGCGAGCTGGACATCACGCTCGAAGATGGCCCGCAGGGCACGCGCTGGAAGGCCACCAAGTAA
- a CDS encoding SDR family oxidoreductase, which yields MDFSGQVAIVAGGAGGLGRAVVRLLAERGVRVMLGYGDDLDDMQAILAAYAGLKGEVVAQPCDLRSHAAADALVADVLARWGQIDVLVNCAGTAAYAPLADLPTEQWRAILATNLDGAYHACKAVLRPMMRRRYGRIVNIAALHGVGGGPQQADYSAATGGVLGLTRALAREAAAWDITVNAVAPGLIDTEMLAVLPPEDRAWGERVIALRRVGRPEEVAAAAVFLASPEASYITGQTLAVDGGWRMT from the coding sequence ATGGACTTTAGCGGGCAGGTTGCGATCGTGGCTGGCGGCGCGGGCGGGCTGGGGCGCGCGGTGGTGCGCCTGCTGGCCGAGCGCGGCGTGCGCGTGATGCTGGGCTATGGGGATGACCTGGATGATATGCAGGCCATACTGGCTGCATATGCCGGGCTAAAGGGCGAGGTCGTAGCGCAACCATGTGATCTGCGCTCGCACGCCGCTGCCGACGCGCTGGTGGCCGATGTGCTCGCGCGCTGGGGCCAGATCGATGTGCTGGTCAATTGCGCCGGCACGGCCGCGTATGCGCCGCTGGCCGATCTGCCTACCGAGCAGTGGCGGGCGATACTGGCGACCAACCTCGACGGCGCGTACCATGCTTGCAAGGCGGTGCTGCGGCCGATGATGCGGCGACGGTATGGCCGGATCGTGAATATCGCGGCGCTGCACGGCGTGGGCGGTGGGCCACAGCAGGCCGACTACTCGGCGGCCACCGGTGGTGTGCTAGGCCTGACGCGTGCGCTGGCGCGCGAGGCGGCCGCCTGGGATATTACGGTCAATGCGGTGGCGCCAGGGCTGATCGACACCGAGATGCTGGCGGTGCTGCCGCCCGAGGATCGTGCCTGGGGTGAGCGTGTGATCGCGCTGCGCCGGGTAGGGCGGCCCGAGGAAGTCGCCGCCGCTGCGGTGTTTCTGGCCTCGCCGGAGGCCTCGTACATCACCGGGCAGACGCTTGCGGTCGATGGAGGCTGGCGCATGACGTAG
- the crtI gene encoding phytoene desaturase, producing MVCYSAFFCAPTLAHYNRKVPLKPRATTPAASHSRSAHVQQPIIIVGGGLGGLAAAIHLAARGRRVLLLEKNERVGGKLNIVAECGYTFDTGPSLLTMPWVLRGLFAEAGARLDDQLTLVPVEPTCRYRWPDGTRFDASQAMPQLFDAIGRLEPRDVDGLLRFMAHTSRIYQAVAGPFLLNPFDGLRDLATPALLRDAWKIDSLRTVDQAVRTFFHSPYLRQVFNRYATYNGSSPYRAPATFNLIAYVEFVEGGWYVHGGMYQLARALEGLARRLGVEIHTGAPVERIMLRDGAACGVALAGEQIAAASVIVNADPRYAYEQLLPTQSRGAARLARLEPSYSGFILLLGIDRTYPQLAHHNIFFADDYPGEFAAIVDKRVPAPDPTVYVCATSISDPQHAPPGHTNLFVLVNAPATSARVDWDREATGYRDTVVRKLERMGLERLGQHIDYERIITPADLQARFNAPGGAIYGLASNHPFTAFLRPPLRARDLRQLYFVGGGTHPGGGIPLVLLSGRAVAQRVLANDPQYQKGGA from the coding sequence ATGGTATGCTACTCGGCGTTCTTCTGTGCGCCAACATTGGCACACTATAATCGCAAAGTACCGCTGAAACCCCGAGCAACGACGCCGGCAGCAAGCCATAGCCGGAGTGCGCACGTGCAACAACCAATCATCATCGTCGGCGGCGGGCTGGGCGGCCTCGCGGCGGCGATCCATCTCGCGGCGCGCGGCCGGCGCGTGCTGCTACTCGAGAAGAACGAGCGCGTCGGCGGCAAGCTCAATATCGTCGCCGAGTGTGGCTATACCTTCGACACCGGCCCATCGCTGCTGACCATGCCCTGGGTGCTGCGCGGGCTGTTTGCCGAGGCCGGCGCGCGCCTCGACGATCAGCTCACGCTGGTTCCAGTCGAGCCGACCTGCCGCTACCGCTGGCCCGACGGCACGCGCTTCGACGCGTCCCAGGCCATGCCGCAGCTGTTCGATGCGATCGGCCGGCTCGAGCCGCGCGATGTCGACGGGTTGCTGCGCTTCATGGCCCATACCTCGCGGATCTACCAGGCCGTGGCCGGGCCGTTTCTGCTTAACCCATTCGACGGCCTGCGCGACCTGGCAACCCCGGCACTGCTGCGCGACGCCTGGAAGATCGATTCGCTGCGCACCGTCGACCAGGCCGTACGCACATTCTTCCACAGCCCCTACCTGCGCCAGGTGTTCAACCGCTACGCAACCTATAACGGCTCATCGCCCTACCGCGCGCCGGCCACCTTCAACCTGATCGCGTATGTCGAGTTCGTCGAGGGCGGCTGGTATGTGCATGGCGGCATGTATCAGCTCGCGCGCGCGCTTGAAGGCCTGGCCCGCCGGCTCGGTGTCGAGATCCACACCGGCGCACCGGTCGAGCGGATCATGCTGCGTGATGGTGCGGCCTGCGGCGTAGCACTGGCCGGCGAGCAGATCGCGGCCGCCAGCGTGATCGTCAACGCCGACCCACGCTATGCCTACGAGCAATTGCTGCCGACTCAATCGCGCGGCGCGGCGCGGCTGGCGCGGCTCGAGCCATCGTACAGCGGCTTCATCCTGCTGCTGGGTATCGATCGCACCTACCCCCAGCTGGCGCACCACAATATCTTCTTTGCAGACGACTACCCCGGCGAATTCGCGGCGATCGTCGATAAGCGTGTGCCCGCGCCCGACCCGACGGTGTATGTATGTGCCACGTCGATCAGCGATCCCCAGCATGCCCCACCCGGCCACACCAACTTGTTCGTGCTGGTGAACGCACCCGCCACGAGCGCACGCGTCGATTGGGATCGCGAGGCGACCGGCTACCGCGACACAGTCGTGCGCAAGCTCGAGCGCATGGGCCTCGAGCGGCTCGGCCAGCACATCGACTACGAGCGGATCATCACGCCCGCCGATCTACAGGCGCGCTTCAATGCGCCTGGCGGCGCAATCTACGGCCTGGCCTCGAATCACCCGTTTACCGCGTTTCTGCGCCCACCGCTGCGCGCACGCGATCTCCGCCAGCTCTACTTCGTTGGCGGCGGCACCCACCCCGGCGGCGGCATCCCGCTGGTGCTGCTCTCGGGCCGTGCGGTGGCCCAGCGCGTGCTGGCCAATGATCCTCAATACCAGAAAGGGGGCGCATGA
- a CDS encoding S41 family peptidase, translated as MTTTLLILKRGIFAGILLCCGFLAGWFSAIILGGRIPYDGDIAALLGPGRGANRATPAELREQFSVFWEVWNLVDAEFYHRQPLDRQKMIQGAINGMLGALDDRYTVYQEPDLAAQTQDHMQGKLGGIGTYLRISDGKAYIYKPIRNSPAVLAGLHQNDEIVSIDGVAIEPLIAGLDINQAAVKVTARLRGEPGTPVKLLLRRGDNGRSFEVTLTRADIVVPSIDSQLLDGGLAYIRISEFKANTTDEFDAALRDLLPHRPRGLILDLRNNPGGFLQNAQEVLGRFYDGVALYEDKNGQSLEEIDTRLGARDTRAFDLPLVVLVNNGSASASEIVAGALRDRRPNTFLLGETTFGKGSVQNIHTLSNGGNARITIAHWLTPNKAEIHTIGITPQYLVPYSQAPADAVPCVAEQQPPAGASSCADSQLAWAMRLLSTGQAPPPAAPTPTPAQ; from the coding sequence ATGACCACGACTCTGCTGATTCTGAAGCGCGGCATCTTCGCCGGTATTCTGCTCTGCTGCGGCTTTCTGGCCGGCTGGTTCAGCGCGATTATACTCGGCGGCCGCATCCCCTACGATGGCGATATCGCCGCACTGCTCGGGCCGGGCCGTGGCGCCAACCGCGCGACCCCCGCCGAGCTCCGCGAGCAGTTCAGCGTGTTCTGGGAGGTCTGGAACCTGGTCGATGCCGAGTTCTACCACCGCCAGCCGCTCGACCGCCAGAAAATGATCCAGGGCGCGATCAACGGCATGCTCGGCGCGCTCGACGATCGCTACACGGTGTACCAGGAACCCGATCTGGCCGCGCAGACTCAGGATCACATGCAGGGGAAGCTCGGCGGCATTGGCACCTACCTGCGCATCAGCGACGGCAAGGCCTACATCTACAAACCCATCCGCAACTCGCCGGCAGTGCTGGCCGGGCTGCACCAGAATGACGAGATCGTCAGTATCGACGGCGTGGCGATCGAGCCATTGATCGCCGGACTCGACATCAACCAGGCGGCCGTCAAGGTTACCGCCCGGCTGCGCGGCGAGCCTGGCACGCCCGTCAAGCTGCTGCTGCGCCGTGGCGACAACGGCCGCAGCTTCGAGGTGACGCTCACCCGCGCCGATATTGTCGTGCCCAGTATCGACAGCCAGCTACTCGACGGCGGGCTGGCCTATATTCGCATCAGTGAGTTCAAGGCCAACACCACCGACGAGTTCGACGCGGCCCTGCGCGACCTGCTGCCGCACCGGCCCCGTGGCCTGATCCTCGACCTGCGCAACAACCCCGGCGGCTTTCTGCAAAATGCCCAGGAGGTGCTCGGGCGCTTCTACGATGGCGTAGCGCTCTACGAAGATAAGAACGGCCAGAGCCTGGAAGAGATCGATACCCGGCTTGGCGCACGCGACACCCGCGCGTTCGATCTGCCGCTGGTGGTGCTGGTGAACAATGGCTCGGCCAGCGCCAGCGAGATCGTGGCCGGCGCACTACGCGACCGGCGCCCGAACACGTTCTTGCTGGGCGAAACGACCTTCGGCAAGGGCTCGGTCCAGAATATTCACACACTCAGCAACGGTGGCAACGCACGAATCACAATCGCGCACTGGCTCACCCCGAACAAAGCCGAGATCCATACGATCGGCATCACGCCGCAGTATCTCGTGCCCTACAGCCAGGCGCCCGCCGACGCCGTGCCGTGCGTGGCCGAGCAACAGCCGCCCGCCGGGGCCAGTAGCTGTGCCGACTCACAGCTGGCCTGGGCTATGCGCCTGCTGTCTACTGGCCAGGCCCCGCCACCGGCCGCGCCCACGCCGACGCCCGCCCAGTAG
- the fabD gene encoding ACP S-malonyltransferase has protein sequence MTVALVFPGQGAQHIGMGYDLYNASAAARAVFDQADETLGFALSRLCFTGPEAALTATENAQPALLATSMALLAALREAGHHVAPALLAGHSLGEYSALVAAGALDLPTALRLVRLRGELMAAAHQGGMAAIVGLGEEALEAACRAASSAGAPVVIANYNAPGQLVISGASAAVERAGTLAKERGAKRVLPLKVSAAFHSPLMRAAADGLAVAVAQAAVADAGVPVIANVTAEPIADAQAIRAELVTQVIAPVRWIASIRYAVAAGVDTFVEVGAGSVLTGLIKRIAPAARLVNVAERADLDRLTAL, from the coding sequence ATGACGGTCGCATTGGTCTTCCCTGGCCAGGGGGCGCAGCACATTGGTATGGGCTACGATCTGTACAATGCCTCGGCGGCGGCGCGGGCGGTGTTCGATCAGGCCGACGAAACGCTTGGCTTTGCGCTGTCGCGGCTATGCTTCACCGGGCCAGAGGCCGCGCTGACGGCGACCGAAAACGCCCAGCCGGCGCTGCTGGCCACCAGTATGGCGCTGCTGGCGGCGCTGCGCGAGGCCGGGCACCACGTGGCGCCGGCGCTGCTGGCCGGCCACAGCCTGGGTGAGTACTCGGCGCTGGTGGCGGCCGGCGCGCTCGATCTGCCGACGGCGCTACGGCTGGTGCGGTTGCGCGGCGAGCTGATGGCCGCAGCGCATCAGGGTGGCATGGCGGCGATCGTCGGGCTTGGCGAAGAGGCACTCGAGGCGGCCTGCCGCGCGGCCTCGAGCGCTGGCGCACCAGTGGTGATTGCCAACTATAACGCGCCCGGCCAGCTGGTGATCAGCGGCGCAAGCGCAGCGGTTGAGCGGGCCGGCACCCTCGCGAAAGAGCGCGGCGCGAAGCGCGTGCTGCCGCTGAAGGTCAGCGCCGCATTCCACTCGCCCCTGATGCGCGCGGCCGCCGATGGGCTGGCAGTGGCTGTGGCACAGGCCGCAGTTGCCGATGCGGGCGTGCCGGTGATTGCGAATGTCACCGCCGAGCCAATCGCCGATGCACAGGCCATCCGCGCCGAGCTGGTGACTCAGGTGATCGCGCCGGTGCGCTGGATCGCTTCGATCCGCTATGCAGTCGCTGCAGGTGTCGATACGTTTGTCGAAGTTGGTGCAGGCTCGGTGCTGACCGGGTTGATCAAACGGATCGCGCCGGCGGCCCGGCTGGTCAATGTGGCCGAACGAGCAGATCTGGATCGATTGACGGCGCTCTGA
- a CDS encoding transposase, whose protein sequence is MTATPTPPTYQLFAGVDIAAASFAASWSRGSASRERAHSFAQSPDGFAAFHAALAATGVDPAATLIVLEATGSYWISLAVYLHQAGYAVSIVNPAHAHAFAHSLPRRAKTDSLDAQLLTQFAAERQPPRWTPPEQVYHELRQRLLVRDGLLTMRQQARNQRHALGQWPVHIAGALDQLDAVIADLDTRIATLERELASVLNDGAWAESAALLGTITGIGLVTTAWLLVATLNFAACARPRVRRPTPAWCRWPTSRARVSAGGHKSATLGTLACAPRSTWRP, encoded by the coding sequence ATGACTGCGACACCGACACCACCGACGTACCAACTGTTCGCCGGCGTGGACATTGCGGCGGCTTCGTTCGCCGCCAGCTGGAGCCGAGGCAGTGCCTCGCGCGAACGCGCCCACTCCTTTGCGCAATCGCCCGACGGCTTTGCGGCCTTTCACGCCGCCCTCGCCGCTACGGGCGTTGACCCAGCAGCGACCCTCATCGTGCTGGAAGCGACGGGGAGCTACTGGATCAGCTTGGCTGTGTACCTGCACCAGGCGGGCTATGCCGTGAGCATCGTCAATCCGGCCCACGCACACGCCTTCGCCCATAGTCTCCCTCGCCGGGCCAAAACGGACTCCCTCGATGCCCAACTGCTCACCCAGTTCGCCGCCGAGCGCCAGCCGCCCCGCTGGACGCCGCCCGAGCAGGTCTATCACGAGCTCCGCCAGCGCCTGCTGGTGCGCGATGGGCTGCTGACCATGCGCCAGCAGGCGCGTAATCAGCGCCACGCCCTGGGCCAGTGGCCAGTGCATATCGCCGGCGCGCTCGACCAACTCGACGCGGTGATTGCGGACCTTGACACGCGCATCGCGACCCTGGAGCGCGAACTGGCCAGCGTGTTGAACGATGGCGCCTGGGCCGAGAGTGCGGCCTTGCTCGGGACCATCACCGGCATTGGGCTGGTGACCACGGCCTGGCTGCTGGTGGCCACGTTGAACTTTGCGGCGTGCGCCCGGCCGAGGGTGCGGCGGCCTACGCCGGCCTGGTGCCGCTGGCCCACGAGTCGGGCACGAGTGTCCGCGGGCGGGCACAAATCGGCCACGCTGGGCACGCTCGCTTGCGCACCGCGCTCTACCTGGCGACCTTGA
- a CDS encoding 16S rRNA (uracil(1498)-N(3))-methyltransferase codes for MPKRTRTPQRQTVSSNTYRFFVDAGAFDGRSVQIDDAELAHQIGTVLRLRAGERVTLLDNCGWQYTVAIEQAERGRVAGVVERKELAGGEPRTKIALYVALMRPERFEWVLQKGTELGVSAFVPLICERSTIADADALSEHKLDRWRRIIREAAEQSRRGKLPRLAPAGMLPAACDQAAKRGTALLLWEGAGGVPSLRQALHHARQGHTPPEQLEGHSDANRGMPFSVALFSGPEGGFSTSEFETAVRYGMIAVTLGPRTLRAETAPIAASAAILYEMGDLE; via the coding sequence ATGCCGAAGCGCACCCGCACCCCCCAACGCCAGACGGTGTCGAGCAACACCTACCGCTTCTTCGTCGACGCCGGCGCGTTCGATGGCCGCAGTGTGCAGATCGACGATGCCGAGCTGGCCCACCAGATCGGCACAGTGCTGCGGCTACGCGCCGGCGAGCGGGTGACGCTGCTCGATAACTGTGGCTGGCAGTATACCGTCGCGATCGAGCAGGCTGAGCGCGGGCGCGTGGCCGGGGTGGTCGAGCGCAAAGAGCTGGCCGGCGGCGAGCCGCGTACCAAGATCGCGCTGTACGTGGCGCTGATGCGGCCCGAGCGCTTCGAGTGGGTGCTGCAGAAAGGCACCGAGCTGGGCGTCTCGGCCTTCGTCCCGCTGATCTGCGAGCGCAGCACGATCGCCGACGCCGACGCGCTCAGCGAACATAAGCTCGATCGCTGGCGGCGGATCATTCGCGAAGCCGCCGAGCAATCGCGCCGCGGCAAGCTACCGCGCCTGGCCCCCGCCGGGATGCTGCCGGCCGCCTGCGACCAGGCCGCCAAACGCGGTACCGCGCTGCTGCTGTGGGAAGGCGCGGGCGGCGTACCATCGCTGCGCCAGGCCCTGCACCACGCCAGGCAAGGCCACACGCCACCTGAGCAGTTGGAAGGGCATTCGGACGCCAATCGCGGCATGCCCTTCTCTGTGGCGCTGTTCAGCGGCCCCGAGGGCGGCTTTAGCACAAGCGAGTTTGAGACGGCTGTACGGTATGGTATGATAGCCGTAACACTCGGGCCACGCACGCTGCGCGCCGAGACGGCGCCAATCGCGGCGAGTGCGGCGATCCTGTACGAGATGGGCGACCTGGAGTGA
- a CDS encoding DUF1186 domain-containing protein yields the protein MTVPDDFSYEFDYNWGGDGSDLSQPVRTHVEAALLPGPGSYPAPIDRLLQIGSIHEVPDARSQLTKLGLSEADIPGLVRLARDRTLNTTESDQAEVWAPIYAVLALAQFNVGEHAAELVPLFDLDSEWFGEELPSILAQAGVPALEPLRRYVQDTTRWQYGRWNATAALAALAEQHTELRGQVVETLSTVLEDQRNDPETNGFLLSALLKLKAIEALPAIREAFERDAIDESIAGDWGEVLSALGQPIDRDDPLVLRSRSRRQSGIDAQRALAASRPRERSAGTPIGAPSHPAKPSKRKNKRKMSAASRKANKKKRR from the coding sequence ATGACCGTACCTGATGATTTTTCGTATGAGTTCGACTACAACTGGGGCGGCGACGGCAGCGACCTGAGCCAGCCAGTGCGGACACACGTCGAGGCGGCACTGCTGCCCGGCCCCGGCAGCTACCCCGCGCCGATCGATCGGCTGCTACAGATCGGCAGCATCCACGAGGTGCCCGATGCCCGCAGCCAGCTGACCAAGCTCGGGCTGTCCGAGGCCGACATCCCCGGCCTGGTGCGGCTCGCGCGTGATCGAACGCTCAACACGACCGAGTCCGATCAGGCCGAGGTGTGGGCGCCGATCTACGCGGTGCTGGCGCTGGCCCAGTTCAATGTCGGCGAGCACGCCGCCGAGCTGGTGCCGTTGTTCGACCTCGACAGCGAGTGGTTTGGCGAAGAGCTGCCGTCCATCCTGGCGCAAGCCGGCGTGCCGGCGCTCGAGCCGCTGCGCCGATATGTGCAAGATACCACGCGCTGGCAGTATGGGCGCTGGAACGCAACCGCAGCGCTGGCCGCGCTCGCCGAACAGCACACCGAGCTGCGCGGCCAGGTGGTCGAAACTCTCAGCACAGTGCTGGAGGATCAGCGCAACGACCCCGAGACCAACGGGTTCCTGCTCAGCGCGCTGCTCAAGCTCAAGGCCATCGAGGCCTTACCGGCCATTCGGGAGGCCTTCGAACGCGACGCAATCGACGAGTCGATCGCCGGCGACTGGGGTGAGGTGCTGAGCGCGCTCGGCCAGCCGATCGATCGCGACGACCCGCTGGTGCTACGCTCGCGCTCGCGCCGCCAGAGCGGGATCGACGCGCAGCGTGCGCTGGCCGCCAGCCGGCCGCGCGAGCGCAGCGCAGGCACGCCCATCGGCGCACCCAGCCACCCCGCCAAGCCCAGCAAGCGCAAAAACAAACGCAAGATGTCCGCAGCCTCGCGCAAAGCCAATAAGAAGAAGCGCCGGTAG